taaacggagggagtatgaTATAAAATCTTTGAATAACCAATTAACCAAACTAAACCATTAGACACCCTTTCAAGTGTCTATCATTGATCTcaaattttgtgttatttttttaaaaaacattttagagagtaatattttgattgaactaaagaaatatttggtgcacaagttaattatatttttatatgcatAGTTTATCGAAAAAATCCGAGtttcatttgattttaaaaaaattaaaaattcgaCACAAATGTTTGGTTGATAtttgaaaatccaaaaaaatagagttttattagtttggtttgagttataaatttaattttttttacacaaataatttgatttgatatttgaaaaactcaAACCAACTCGCTCATGTTCGCCCCTGATTAGTGTGGTTAAAAGTATATTATTCCCAATCCAACTAGGACTAGGTTCGAGAATATACACTATATTTACCCCCTTACTAAATATTGGTTTATAATTAGTGCTGTTTAAAGTATATCATTCCCAATCCAACTAGGACTAGGTTCGAGAATATACACTATATATACACCCCTCCATTAGACGGGCTTACTAAATATTGGTTTATAATTAGTGCTGTTGTTAAAAGTATATAGGTTCGAGAATATACCCTTTATATACACCCATCCATCCTATACCAACTACTTTAATTTTCCATGCCAAGGTTGTTTCAGGATCTCCCTCTGATGAGTTCACACATCCAGAATGAAGCCGGGGCTTCAGCACCAGCGGCACAGGCTTCAATAGAAGCACTGCCAATTGTTAAAATTATAGAAGAGGAAAGTGAATGTGCAATTTGCTTGTTGGAGTTTCAAGTTGAGGAAAAAGCTAAAAAGATGCCATGTAAACATCATTATCATTCAAATTGCATTAACCGGTGGTTGGAGATACACGGTTCCTGTCCTGTTTGCAGGTACAAGATGCCTGCGGCTGCCGGAACAAGACAGACCCTGATAGAGAGTATTACAAGTGTTGGTGGTAGTATTAATGAGTCGGATGAACAAATAGATATATACACTGAGAGCATCTTAGGTTGTGTTTTTTATTCTGTTTATGTTGGTTTACTGTTTATGCTATCTAGTTAATACGAGAGCGGATTGATCCATAATAATCTCTCAAAAGAgacattaatgtttttttttcttgtttacccacaaaaaaagaagaagatatttttCTCAATAGATTTCAAGTTTACACGGAATTTTTACTAGACAATCAACTGACTACATACAAATGTTCTTGCCTGCccacataatattatttaacAAACTCAAgtaataaaacaaagttaatatctcaaaagaTACACTCAAGTCTCGTAAAGTTATTAAACTTTGCTTTGTATCAATAAACTTAGGCCTTTAACACACTAACAAAGTGGTCCTTCACAAAAGCCATCTAAATTGTTAAAGAGACTTGCTGTAAGGCTCAATCAGAGGTACTTTTTGTTTTGGGGGGGGACTTGAACCCACAGGCAAAAACATCAAGAGAGTAAGTGACATAAGAAGAAAAACATACTAGCACTATGACAGTAGTAGTAATATAACCAAAGAAGAATTATATAAGGCACACAAGGACAAACGTTGCCCATCCTTGTAACTCAAGGATTTGTATGttcaatgacatattttaaGTAGCACAAAAGCACATTGAAAATCAGTTAAACGACTCAGAGTCTACCCCAGTTGGGCAGAAAATATCATCTTCAGGATTAAGCAATTTACGGAATGCAAAAACGTGCTAAGCAGTTTAGGACATCAGTTGCACAAAAAACTGAAAAGAAGTCTAAACAATTGAGCAAAACTTCCATTTACGAGAACATCAATTATGCATCACAATAGCAActacatacccagtgtaatcccacaaatgGGGTATGGAGAGGGTAGGATATATGCAGACCCTATCTTTATGGAGCAGAGAGGCTGTTTCCAATTTTCCATTGGCTCAGaacatggaaaatgttttcattCCTAACTGTAGCAGTGGAAGGACCTAGGGAATTCAAGCAACTTCAATACATGATCCTCTAATATGAAAATTCTTTATACAGCTCGAGAAAGTACTACACAGTGAAGTCTGATTGCTGAACATGTGACTATTCCTTTGAACCTAATTTGCACAATGCAGTcataaaactaaagaaaatagCAACAACTAACAAATGTTCGCAAGAGGAGATATAGAGTACTCCAGAAAGAGAACACTAAAGCCTAAACTGATCCTATAAGACGTGGTCAACGAGAATTAACCATGGAGAACACACATAACAGTAAAACATTAATATCAACAAGATCAAATTGCCCAAAAGACATCTTGTGTGGCCGAAATAGTACTTGAATAATTTATAGGAACAGGGTACACTATTATGGTAGCCAAAATGGCAGATTCCCCTGCTACATTATAATAAGGGTTCCtgttctttgtaatatatatatatatataagcttaTAAAAGGGTCTAGTACTTTTCAGAGAAGATTACCAGTCAAAGGGCATCATCTGATTATTACAGCATCCAAAATATGcttcctataattatttcttaaacttcCCAGTCTTCCTTGGTCCAGGAATTTCCATTGTACCTATAGAGCAACCACATCTGCCTCGATACACAAGAATGGCTCTACCATTAGGCGGAGCCATTCTCTTAAGCTCACCTTCCAATTCTTGATGGTAATCTCTAGGTAACTTGAATATCCCCTTTTTAACTCCTCCAATTTTAGGAGGAGTCAAATTTGACTTCTTAAGACTGTCTTCTGTCTCTAGCTGTATATCAAATTCAGCAGCTTTCTTAAGCCGACGACAACCTGGTCTCCCACATCCTCTCCCTGTTGTACAAATTGTCACTGCCAAAAGAGCAATTACAGCAAAAAAAATGCTAAGCCCTAGACAGATAAACACCATCGGAGCGCGCAAAAATTCCTCTTTCACCACATCAGAAACTTCTTCGAAAAATTCAATCAGTATATGCACCACAAGATTTATGTAAGGATACAACAAAACCCCAGAAGCACCAACCACGGCAATGAAAATCACTACATCAATGATAGCAGAGTGAGACTGTTCACAATCACTTGGCGGCATGTTTCTTTTCTTGTCCGACCGATTGATTTGCCTCAATTTCGAAAAGTGGGCAGTTGAAATCTTGGATTTCACCCTGGCTAATTTTGGGTCTATTGGGGGAATTGAGGTGTGTAAACAGACCATTTGGGTTAAAGATTTCAAGATTGTATCTAAGAATATAAAAGACTCAATCAGATCGGCCAATTTTCCCAAATTGAAAAAGGGATTGGAATATTGATGGATAGTCAATTGGGAATTAATATCAGATTGAAGTAATCTACAAGGAAGAAGACTAATAGCTGAGAATGGAGATCTGGTGTAAATTGAAATTTAGGCCGGCCATCAAAGAGTATAGAAAGGGAAGCAGAGACGACAAAGGAGATTTGATGTGTATTTAAATTCCTTCACATGAAATGGTGGACTCCATACACTCCAAATTTAAGTTTTAGAATTCTTTTTCTGGTTCTAATGGGCTACAACTTACCTACATGGGCCATATGACTCATCAAATGACCCGACTCAATCCCACCAttaaaaatagggaaaaattattgaaatacacaatttttttatattttactttgttttcattatcccattctatttttaaaaatctctaaaattcattatttctttaatatattcGAGCTATATAATATGtatctgatttattttatgatgtatccaaattaattttggatgtattcgagctacatattatgtatcagATTTATGTTATAAGGGATTAAGTAATTACAAACTAAACGGGGATagattgtaatttcatattaaaactataaattttagaaatatcaaatatgatagATTAGATATAATAAGGttttatagttatagttttgataattgtgctttatatttatagttttatttacTAAGGAGGTCatgatttgtatattttgtgcgatttgtatatttttacttatatttttgtatattttacttGTGAATATTACAAATAAGtaagtatatataaattatgtatcTATACATTTAGAAATTTTTCTATTTCGCTTGCCAATATATAAATTGGATAATTTATTGTTAACTTTTTATAAATCGTATACAAATAGCTAGGATAAATATATACAATCAAGTGAATTACACAATTTTacgtgaattatacaaattaaacaaatagCAAGATCTAAGTAAACAATGACCGCTAATCACAATTTTCTAAAGCAATAGCTATAGCTTTTCATACctttaaatatttgttattctATAAAAAATTTCCTAAAATTATAGTTTAAACAATTTTCATTTCACTCCCAGACATTCATAACTTGATATGTTTCTACAtgcttaaattttatatatatatatatatatatagtagatattgaattttgagagtgtgtgtatttttcatttgtgaaaattttgactttgctactaagtaaaaaataattaaaaatgtatgATATATCTTTACAATAAAGTAAGGTATTTTGGGTAATAGTAAGCAATTGGAAAGTATGTTGTTGATAGTGAAAGCACAAGGAGGTGGCATCATTGTCATATACTTTGACTAGTGTGAGAGGAGTATTACTTGTCTAAAGTCTAACACAAAGTCTCGACGTGACAAACAAGGaatttaaagttgaaattaGAGGCTAGTTGGTCTATACGCACGACGAAATGGGaggtaaaattttcaaactaaaaTCCATGGCAAATTGGGTTGTTGTACGAGTTAGTATTAGACTAAAAGTCAGACCATCAAAATTTGGCAATGATTTTAGTGGCGCTCAATAGTCCATCCTTAGATATTTATCCACTTTATGAATAGCAACATGTTGGAATTGAAAGCAAAAAGTTATGTAATGACCCAATAAAGTAGTCACCATATGTTAGTATTATTTGATCTTACAAGAAACCTACTGCAGTTCAGAAATTGAGACCGTTCTTCCTTTCTATGAGTAACAAATACCCTTGGAATAAATACACAGTTAAATTCAACAGAAAAATATATTGCAACATCATCATTGGTATTTTCATAATAACATGAACCATGTAAATCCCAAAATAGATTCTAGTTTGGATGTTTACCATTATAACTGGTcatgacaaaaagaaaaaaaaatacttgcaGGCAGAAAACAAAGTAATGCAACAAACAAACTTGATCTAAAAAAACCAGCTTATTCTATGAATTAAATTTACCAGCAATCACAATGTACTTTTCAAAAATCCTTTGGTCGAGCGCTGATTGAAGAACTTAATGCAATAAAGAGGAACGTAGAATACTATGTTGTATAGCCAGATTTTTCCTGCACAACTCCAGCCAATGATCTGATCTCCAAACACAACAAGCATGGTggaaataaattgataaaacaCGCAAATAGATAGGAGAATATCACAACCAGGCAACAAACTCCCAGTCCTCATGACGAATATTAACGCAGAATTGCTGCTGCTAACTTGAAGGAGAACTGCTAATCCAAACTTCATATATGTCATGTCGAGTGAAAAGAAGTTTGTTTCATATACTGCCCAGAAGAATATGACTGTCGACATTGCCAAATAGCTACCAAGGATAATTCCAGTAGTCAAAATCTCGGACAGGCTCCAATTAACAGGCAGAAGAGATGATCTGACCCTGTTCTCTGATGCTATCACATTGATAAAGCAATTGGGCATCGCAATAAAGAGCATCTTCAAGGGTGGAAAATCGAACTTCCAGACCAGAGCCAAAAGCATAAAACTAAGCACGTTATGGATTGCAATTGAAACAGCATGTACCATGCAACTTTTCATCCTTACAGTGATTGATCGACAGGTCAAAACAGCTTCACAAAAGTATTTCAGAGCAGGTCCCAGAAGGACAATGTCAGCAGCATTTAGAGCCGCTTCAGTGGCTCCATAATGAGCTATCCGAATATCAGCCTTTTTTAAAGCAGGAATATCGTCGACACCACCACCACAATCATTCCACATGTATGTCTCCGAGATTGCAAGTGCTTTATTATCTCATATTTGTGCTCAGAAAGGGCACAGCTAACAAATCCATCAGCCTTCTCTATGATTTCATCAATTGATACATCATTATCAGGAGCAAACGATTCGCTAATTATGTCCCAATAGAGCAGATGAAGGATACATATTTGTTCCCATTCCTAGGCGACGCCCAATTTCTTTTCCAATTACCAGTTGATCCCTTGTAATCATTTTAACATTCACTCCGTGGTTCAACAATTCCCTGATTGAGCTTGCACAATCCTCTCTTGGCGGATCAACAAAAGGCAGAACACCGATGAATTGCCATGGACTCCCAGATTTCTCCTTTGCTCCGTGCGGAACTTCCTGGTATGCTACAGTGATTGAGTGCAAGACCTTGTCAGCAAACATATCAATCACAGAGTGAACTGATTGTTCTGTATCTGACGGAACTTCCTGGTTGGCCTGCTCAGCAATTGATTGCAAAACCTTCTCCGCAAATATGTCCATCGCAGAATGTACTCTATGTTCTATATCTGACAGAAACTCCTGGTATGCGACTGCCATTGACTTCAAACCCTTGTCAGCAAACATGTTAATCACAGAGTGAACTCTATGTTCGATATCTGACTTGTTATGAGCATAATGATTTAGGATATGTTCTGGTTCATGCAGACCCTGTGCCATTTTCCTTTGCCATCTGAATAAGTATGTGATGTTTGTTTTTCAGTTGGACAGCAAGGAAGGAATAATCTTATTCCATCCCGTCTAGCACATTCCTTTGAATTACAGGCTCGAGCTGCCATCAGAGCAACAGTATCTTTATTGATGTCGTTGGCGAAAACCTCAATAAGGTCTTTTTGAACATCAAGCTTGCCAAGTGTTAGGGTCCCCGTTATGTCACTACAAAGCACGTGCATACAAGCCATATCAATTATAGTTGTCATCCTTTTTGTAACATAATGGGTAGTAGTAACAGTATGTCTCATTATGAGTAAAAGAGTGACTGGCATGCCAGAACGGTATGCACGGTGTTGGATACAGTACATGACAGTGAACTCCACCATCATTACCACAGCAACAAAATGGATGCAGAAGTTTGCAATACCTTTGGAAACACGTTGAAAACATTGCACTTGGTTGGAACTTTTAACAAGGTGGGCAGCTGCAGCATTCCTATATATGGTACGAACTCCAGTAGCGATAACCACTGTTACAATTTCTCCTTTTTGACAGGTTGAACCAGAGTAAGCACAATCTCCACGACGTGATTTTGTTACGGGAAGGGATTCACCTGTCAGATCAGACTGGTCAATTTTCACGACTGGATCATCAGTAGTACAGTACTTGAGGATACGAACATCTGCAGGCATTTTTATATAGATCATATCCCCTGGGACAATGTTAGAACTGTCTACTTCACACCATTGTCCATGTTGAAGAACTCTGCACCACTTTTCTAAATATTGGACCCGAGATGCTATATCGCTAGTTAGATTAACCGCAACAAAAGTGTATGATAAGTTATTTACAATTGGAAATGTAAGGATACCCAAAAAAAAGGTACCAATCTGGAGACCTTCCTCACAATTGCCATGATAGCAGCAGCTACCATAGTCTGTGAGAGAGGGTTCCATGAATAtctcaaaaaattaaagaatttacTCTCCGTCTTCTCCTCCAGCTTGTTGTGTCCATAAATGGACAATCAGTATAAGTAAGACCTTCGTCCTCTTTACATCTCAAATTCTCACAAACTTGTTCAATCGGTACGTTTTCCAAATCATCGAGATCCATTAAGACTCTCTGGTCCGATCCCTAGTCAACACATACATGAGTAAGACTTTTAAttaaatgagtcattttctttGGCATTAATGAAACATGTCTCTTATCAATCAAAAGGCTCAGCGCGCATAAAATTCAATTCGTAAGACTAAAATCATCAGGAGATAAGCTTATATGCAAGTTCGACTAAGCATTGGAAGTCTTCATTTGTTTAAACACAATTCATGATACTCATCTTATTAACAGGTTGCAAGATGAATCATCAGTAAGTAGCCTTGGCTCTTGTGGTCTTTCAACACTTACTTACCAATGATTAATTCCGATACTCCAACctgatgaaaattatatatgcacaaaaatttgaaatcagACATGCTAAATTATTCTCGTATATATAAGGTCAAATTTCACTTTCTTGATTAAAATcgaacataaaaaaaaagtacctGTCTAGCGTGAATTTTCTGAATGAACGACTTTGGATCAAGTTCTTAAAATCTTCAATATCGGATTTGCTGTGTAACTATTATAATTTCTCTGCtctgattatttatttattattatagaaaAAAGAGTATTTAAGTGTCACAACTACTTTAGGATTCTCTAAAATAAAAGGTTTAAGAGATTTGTACTCTAATGTTATGCAAAGTAGTTACGACTTACGACTTAAGAGTGGAAGAGTAATGCTCTCTTTCTACTTTCTAGACTAAAATCACATGGTTATATAACTTAAGAATACTAACTTTCGGAAGAGTaacttatttttactttttttttctgaataaaTCTAATAAATAAGATTATGAAATAATGAATCACATACACATTATATATAATGTGTAATTGTTAGAAATTATGGATTATGTATGTCCAATTGCTAGAATCAAATCATCCCTTCTAGCTATAccctttcatttcaaattaattaaattgctgAATTGTTTCACatatttaagaaaagaagattaaaatgtaaatttggtattatttttatttttgtccttattaattattaacaaatttataattaaaataatttaacattaattaataactaatttcAATGCTaactaatgaaaaataaaattggaagaatattttaaaaataattttgaaaattgaacaattaaattaatttgaaaaatgaaaaatatctcAACAATTCAATTCACTTGAAATAGAGggaatattatttatttaggaaACATCATATTGTGTGGGTTATCTATACATCATAtggattaattaaaatatatggaTTAAATGCAAGTACGTGGAATGAATCCCGATTAATGTACATGTTTGATATGAATTACATTTGCATATGTATTAGTATTAGGTACAATATGATCTACAATCTCAAGATAcgttattttattatatatgtgtgcTAATTTTCTTTTGAGTATTTAATAGAATACTATTTTGATGtaatcatgcaaaaaaaaaaaaggataagaaAAGCACGAGTGCTATTATGATTCTTCATGTTACACAAGAGATCAGCTTGGAGatagtttttataattaaaagagGTTAAGgaatttttatacaaaatttgGTATTGTTTTTATGTAATAATGCAATAACCTTCTCAACTCTATCTTATCAtcaacattaaattaattattatttatattctaGATTTTCTCGACTATGGTCCCACGCAGGAGAAGGGATAGTATGATTGAagtaaagtttttttaaaatttaaagttggCCGTAAAAGCACGTTTTGTAGCGTCCATCATATCCGTTTGGGTCAATTTTCATACTCATccacaaattttcaaatatttaacgATATCTCCATGGCTATAAACAATCGTAAATGAGTAAAtc
This window of the Solanum pennellii chromosome 2, SPENNV200 genome carries:
- the LOC107010167 gene encoding E3 ubiquitin-protein ligase SIRP1-like — its product is MNTRRRSFREQPPPAAMARFDALRDALYLAEQHEQSRIQRQQNMREDLPLMSSHIQNEAGASAPAAQASIEALPIVKIIEEESECAICLLEFQVEEKAKKMPCKHHYHSNCINRWLEIHGSCPVCRYKMPAAAGTRQTLIESITSVGGSINESDEQIDIYTESILGCVFYSVYVGLLFMLSS
- the LOC107009385 gene encoding uncharacterized protein At5g19025 yields the protein MVCLHTSIPPIDPKLARVKSKISTAHFSKLRQINRSDKKRNMPPSDCEQSHSAIIDVVIFIAVVGASGVLLYPYINLVVHILIEFFEEVSDVVKEEFLRAPMVFICLGLSIFFAVIALLAVTICTTGRGCGRPGCRRLKKAAEFDIQLETEDSLKKSNLTPPKIGGVKKGIFKLPRDYHQELEGELKRMAPPNGRAILVYRGRCGCSIGTMEIPGPRKTGKFKK